A single genomic interval of Nonomuraea rubra harbors:
- a CDS encoding glycosyltransferase, whose product MDTRAAMEPSPRVLDAAARPASVDLVIPVLNEERALPGCVRTLVRFLDAGFPLPWRITIVDNGSTDGTWRVATALAGELERVHARRLDIRGRGAALRAAWQDSPADVVAYMDVDLSTDLDALFPLVAAVAAGHSELAVGTRLAPGARTRRSLRREVVSRGYNALLRHGFGVRFSDAQCGFKAARTDVVRPLLRKVEDDAWFFDTELLLLAEHNGLRVHEVPVDWIEDADSRVKVVRTAIDDLKGLARVAWSMSTGRARVQVRRAAPAPIHPDAILTRPIFDISAFIAIIPGILHALAYIPLREMWSPAPANLGALLLAGIVSLTARHRSAVRAAARCAVLYALTTAAVLCVPAQGAVPESGAVAATYCLLALLRLVFSRTRN is encoded by the coding sequence ATGGACACGCGTGCCGCCATGGAGCCGAGCCCCCGCGTCCTCGACGCCGCGGCCAGGCCGGCGAGCGTAGACCTCGTCATCCCCGTGCTCAACGAGGAGCGCGCGCTCCCCGGCTGCGTCCGCACGCTGGTCCGTTTCCTCGACGCCGGGTTCCCGCTGCCGTGGCGGATCACGATCGTGGACAACGGCAGCACCGACGGCACCTGGCGGGTCGCCACGGCGCTGGCCGGCGAGCTGGAGCGGGTGCACGCCCGGCGGCTGGACATCAGGGGCCGGGGCGCGGCGCTGCGCGCGGCCTGGCAGGACAGCCCGGCCGACGTCGTGGCGTACATGGACGTCGATCTGTCCACCGACCTCGACGCCCTGTTCCCGCTGGTGGCGGCGGTGGCCGCCGGCCACTCCGAGCTCGCCGTCGGCACCCGGCTGGCGCCCGGCGCGCGCACCCGCCGCTCGCTGCGCCGCGAGGTGGTGTCACGGGGTTACAACGCCCTGCTCAGGCACGGTTTCGGGGTCCGGTTCAGCGACGCGCAGTGCGGGTTCAAGGCGGCCAGGACGGACGTCGTCAGGCCGCTGCTGCGCAAGGTCGAGGACGACGCGTGGTTCTTCGACACCGAGCTGCTGCTGCTGGCCGAGCACAACGGGCTGCGCGTGCACGAGGTGCCGGTGGACTGGATCGAGGACGCCGACTCCCGCGTCAAGGTGGTCAGGACGGCCATCGACGACCTGAAGGGCCTCGCCAGGGTGGCCTGGTCGATGTCGACGGGCCGCGCCCGGGTCCAGGTACGCAGGGCCGCCCCGGCGCCGATCCACCCGGACGCGATCCTCACCCGCCCAATTTTCGACATTTCTGCATTTATCGCGATAATCCCTGGAATTCTGCATGCGCTGGCGTACATCCCGTTACGGGAAATGTGGTCGCCGGCGCCGGCGAATCTCGGCGCGCTCCTCCTGGCCGGAATCGTCAGCCTCACGGCCCGCCACCGGTCGGCCGTCCGCGCCGCGGCCCGATGCGCGGTTCTCTACGCCCTCACCACCGCGGCCGTCCTGTGCGTGCCGGCCCAGGGCGCCGTGCCCGAGTCGGGCGCCGTCGCGGCCACGTACTGCCTGCTCGCCCTGCTCCGCTTGGTCTTCTCCCGGACAAGGAACTGA
- a CDS encoding class I SAM-dependent methyltransferase yields the protein METTEIRRLIALEDTHWWYRERRAILRRELRGLGRPGRALDIGAAGGGNTQVLVEAGWDATATDQCEAAVETARKRGLKAVRADARALPFETSSVSLVTAFDVLEHIREDHLVTEEIARVLAPGGHALIAVPCDMSLWSAHDDAVGHVRRYGRDSLTVVVEKAGLTVDRIWSWNVLLRPLVARHRRRSSAGSDLRRTPILLNAGLSAVVCAERYLPVKSLRGVTLFLRARLNR from the coding sequence ATGGAAACCACTGAGATCCGCCGCCTGATCGCGCTCGAGGACACCCACTGGTGGTACCGCGAGCGCCGCGCCATCCTGCGCAGGGAGCTGCGCGGGCTGGGGCGTCCGGGCCGGGCGCTGGACATCGGCGCCGCGGGTGGCGGGAACACCCAGGTGCTGGTCGAGGCGGGCTGGGACGCGACCGCGACCGACCAGTGCGAGGCCGCGGTCGAGACGGCCAGGAAGCGGGGGCTCAAGGCGGTCAGGGCGGACGCGCGGGCGCTGCCGTTCGAGACGTCCAGCGTGAGCCTGGTGACCGCGTTCGACGTCCTGGAGCACATCCGCGAGGACCACCTGGTCACCGAGGAGATCGCCCGGGTGCTGGCGCCCGGCGGGCACGCGTTGATCGCGGTGCCGTGCGACATGTCGCTGTGGTCGGCGCACGACGACGCCGTCGGCCACGTACGCCGCTACGGCCGCGACTCGCTCACGGTCGTCGTCGAGAAGGCCGGGCTGACCGTCGACCGCATCTGGAGCTGGAACGTGCTCCTGCGCCCCCTCGTGGCCCGCCACCGGCGGCGCTCCAGCGCCGGCAGCGACCTGCGCAGGACCCCCATCCTGCTGAACGCGGGGCTGTCGGCGGTCGTCTGCGCCGAGCGTTACCTGCCGGTCAAGTCGCTCCGAGGGGTGACGCTCTTCCTGCGGGCCCGGCTCAACAGGTAA
- a CDS encoding polysaccharide deacetylase family protein: MVIHALLAASLALTSLPAQAAQTAAVDCARVKCLALTFDDGPGKDTPALLKELSKAGAKATFFLVGKRVEERPEVARQIVARGHAIGNHTYSHASLPAHSDNEILDELKVTQEVIEEVTGRRPTMFRPPYGHTDERVLGLAGQTELAQILWTHTTLDWSLRDTKKIKATVLKMARRDGVILMHDVVPQTVRVMPEILRELKKRGYHLVTVPTLLRGKGPTPGESYF; encoded by the coding sequence GTGGTGATTCATGCCCTACTCGCGGCTTCCTTAGCCCTTACCTCGCTGCCTGCCCAGGCCGCTCAGACCGCCGCCGTCGACTGCGCCCGGGTCAAGTGCCTGGCGCTGACCTTCGACGACGGGCCGGGCAAGGACACCCCGGCCCTGCTGAAGGAGCTGTCCAAGGCGGGGGCCAAGGCCACGTTCTTCCTCGTGGGCAAGCGGGTGGAGGAGCGGCCGGAGGTGGCCAGGCAGATCGTCGCGCGCGGGCACGCGATCGGCAACCACACCTACTCGCACGCCTCGCTGCCGGCACATTCCGACAACGAGATCCTGGACGAGCTCAAGGTCACCCAGGAGGTGATCGAGGAGGTAACGGGCAGGCGTCCGACGATGTTCCGCCCGCCGTACGGGCACACGGACGAGCGGGTGCTGGGGCTGGCGGGCCAGACGGAGCTGGCGCAGATCCTGTGGACGCACACCACGCTCGACTGGAGCCTGCGGGACACCAAGAAGATCAAGGCGACCGTGCTGAAGATGGCCAGGCGCGACGGCGTGATCCTGATGCACGACGTGGTGCCGCAGACGGTGCGGGTCATGCCGGAGATCCTCAGGGAGCTCAAGAAGCGCGGCTACCACCTCGTCACGGTGCCCACACTGCTGCGCGGCAAGGGTCCGACGCCAGGGGAGAGCTACTTCTGA
- a CDS encoding response regulator: MTTGQPIEVLLVEDDPGDELITREAFEDNKIRNNLHVVRDGLEALDFVYRRGEHAAAPRPDLILLDLNLPKYDGRQVLERIKGDPELRSIPVVVLTTSSAEEDILRSYELFANAYVSKPVDLDRFMAVIRQIDEFFVTVVRLPGRAPAFGGDDNA; encoded by the coding sequence ATGACGACCGGACAGCCCATCGAAGTCCTCCTCGTCGAGGACGACCCCGGCGACGAGCTCATCACGCGCGAGGCGTTCGAGGACAACAAGATCCGCAACAACCTGCACGTCGTCAGGGACGGCCTGGAGGCGCTCGACTTCGTCTACCGGCGCGGCGAGCACGCCGCCGCGCCGCGCCCCGACCTGATCCTGCTCGACCTCAACCTGCCCAAGTACGACGGCCGTCAGGTGCTCGAACGCATCAAGGGCGACCCCGAGCTGCGCTCCATCCCCGTCGTGGTGCTCACCACCTCCTCGGCCGAGGAGGACATCCTGCGCAGCTACGAGCTGTTCGCGAACGCCTACGTGAGCAAACCCGTCGATCTCGACCGCTTCATGGCCGTGATCCGCCAGATCGACGAGTTCTTCGTCACGGTGGTGCGGCTGCCCGGCCGCGCGCCGGCGTTCGGCGGGGACGACAACGCCTAG
- a CDS encoding sensor histidine kinase — MTEASRLRRLTVHGWFLVMIAAFAVLIVCCAVMGAVMIERTSSLSDELTARISPAAIEASQMQKALIDQETGVRGFLLTGRQEFLQPYAEGVAAERHSRAQVAAYVGDRPGLLAELNAISDRAAAWRREYAEPMTAERREGGGVPGVTVEAGKQAFDEIRTMLQRQNDLLAELRESSRAELSRAERLRNWSFLAMLVLFPLAVAGMAILLRRAVVRPLDQLRTASREIAAGDFEHVIPARGPADIREVAEDVDLMRVRIMQALGDSHRQQVLLREQAADLDAQAVELRRSNAELEQFAYVASHDLQEPLRKVATFCQLLEKRYGEVLDERGKQYIRFAVDGATRMQVLINDLLRFSRVGRVYDEREPVELEETLDKVIDDLSAPAEESGARFERPGKLPAVIGDPTMLRLLWQNLISNAIKFRDPARAPLIRIGCEPGADGWEFSVADNGIGVEPEFADKIFVIFQRLHSREQYSGTGIGLAMCKKIVENHGGRIWLDTGYTGGARLCFTLPAGDHEGKSS; from the coding sequence ATGACCGAAGCGTCCCGCCTGCGCCGCCTGACCGTGCACGGCTGGTTCCTGGTGATGATCGCGGCCTTCGCCGTCCTGATCGTGTGCTGCGCGGTGATGGGCGCCGTCATGATCGAGCGGACGAGCAGCCTGTCCGACGAGCTGACCGCCCGCATCTCGCCGGCCGCGATCGAGGCGTCCCAGATGCAGAAGGCCCTGATCGACCAGGAGACCGGGGTCAGGGGCTTCCTGCTGACCGGCCGGCAGGAGTTCCTGCAGCCGTACGCCGAGGGGGTGGCCGCCGAGCGGCACAGCCGCGCGCAGGTGGCCGCGTACGTCGGCGACCGGCCGGGGCTGCTCGCCGAGCTGAACGCCATCAGCGACAGGGCCGCCGCCTGGCGCAGGGAGTACGCCGAGCCCATGACCGCCGAGCGGCGCGAGGGTGGCGGCGTCCCCGGCGTGACGGTGGAGGCGGGCAAGCAGGCGTTCGACGAGATCAGGACGATGCTCCAGCGGCAGAACGACCTCCTCGCCGAGCTCAGGGAGAGCTCACGGGCCGAGCTGTCCAGGGCCGAGCGGCTGCGCAACTGGTCGTTCCTGGCCATGCTCGTGCTGTTCCCGCTGGCCGTGGCGGGCATGGCAATCCTGCTGCGCCGCGCGGTCGTCCGGCCGCTCGACCAGCTCCGCACGGCCTCCCGCGAGATCGCCGCCGGCGACTTCGAGCACGTCATCCCGGCCAGGGGCCCCGCCGACATCCGCGAGGTCGCCGAGGACGTGGACCTGATGCGCGTACGGATCATGCAGGCGCTGGGTGACTCCCACCGGCAGCAGGTGCTGCTGCGCGAGCAGGCCGCCGACCTCGACGCGCAGGCCGTGGAGCTGCGGCGGTCGAACGCCGAGCTGGAGCAGTTCGCGTACGTGGCCTCGCACGACCTCCAGGAGCCGCTGCGCAAGGTCGCCACCTTCTGCCAGCTCCTGGAGAAGCGCTACGGGGAGGTGCTGGACGAGCGCGGCAAGCAGTACATCCGCTTCGCCGTGGACGGGGCCACCCGGATGCAGGTCCTCATCAACGACCTGCTGAGGTTCTCCCGGGTGGGCAGGGTGTACGACGAGCGCGAGCCCGTCGAGCTGGAGGAGACGCTGGACAAGGTGATCGACGACCTGTCGGCCCCGGCGGAGGAGTCCGGCGCCCGGTTCGAGCGCCCCGGCAAGCTGCCCGCCGTCATCGGTGACCCCACGATGTTGCGCCTGCTCTGGCAGAACCTCATCAGCAACGCGATCAAGTTCCGCGACCCGGCCCGCGCGCCGCTGATCCGCATCGGGTGCGAGCCCGGGGCGGACGGCTGGGAGTTCTCCGTGGCGGACAACGGCATCGGCGTCGAGCCCGAGTTCGCGGACAAGATCTTCGTCATCTTCCAGCGCCTGCACAGCCGCGAGCAGTACAGCGGCACCGGCATCGGCCTGGCGATGTGCAAGAAGATCGTCGAGAACCACGGCGGCCGGATCTGGCTGGACACCGGCTACACCGGCGGCGCCCGCCTGTGCTTCACCCTGCCCGCCGGCGACCACGAAGGAAAGAGCTCATGA
- a CDS encoding PP2C family protein-serine/threonine phosphatase, protein MGHASEYGRQPLVLLVEDDPQDAFIVEELLEDSGLAVRLEWARSVDEARRALVRLRPQCVLLDLGLPDAYEFSALSAVIEEAGDAAVVVLTGLAEEQAGLAALTAGAQDYLVKGRVEAEWLGRTLRYAMQRKQAEQAAVALHAERVRAKENERLERGLLPTPLLQSMPIGVASRYRPSRGSATLGGDFFDVVESDDKAVHAVIGDVCGHGPDEAALGVCLRIAWRALVLSGVTGAALLRRLERILEAERPGTDIFVTMSTLVLEPDQRTVRIWRAGHPGMLLHDGDAVSLADPAHSLALGLPVEADWHQDVLELPRGGGLTLYTDGLFERRLPGAPPRWLGEEGLLELARRHAHLDGEGFLDALIADVEEVTAPDAPADDLAVVHLRWREQA, encoded by the coding sequence ATGGGCCATGCGAGCGAGTACGGCAGGCAGCCGTTGGTGTTGCTCGTCGAGGACGATCCGCAGGACGCGTTCATCGTCGAGGAGTTGCTGGAGGACAGCGGCCTGGCCGTACGCCTGGAGTGGGCGCGTTCCGTGGACGAGGCCAGGCGGGCCCTGGTCCGGTTGCGGCCGCAGTGCGTGCTGCTGGACCTCGGGCTGCCCGACGCGTACGAGTTCTCGGCCCTGTCCGCCGTGATCGAGGAGGCGGGCGACGCGGCCGTCGTGGTGCTCACCGGCCTGGCCGAGGAGCAGGCGGGCCTGGCGGCGTTGACGGCGGGCGCGCAGGACTACCTGGTCAAGGGCCGGGTCGAGGCCGAGTGGCTGGGCCGGACGCTGCGTTACGCGATGCAGCGCAAGCAGGCCGAGCAGGCCGCCGTGGCGCTGCACGCCGAGCGCGTGCGCGCCAAGGAGAACGAGCGCCTGGAGCGCGGCCTGCTGCCCACGCCGCTGCTGCAGAGCATGCCGATCGGGGTGGCCTCGCGGTACCGCCCCAGCAGGGGCTCGGCCACGCTCGGCGGCGACTTCTTCGACGTCGTCGAGTCCGACGACAAGGCCGTGCACGCCGTCATCGGCGACGTCTGCGGGCACGGCCCCGACGAGGCCGCGCTCGGCGTCTGCCTGCGCATCGCCTGGCGGGCGCTGGTGCTCAGCGGCGTGACGGGCGCGGCCCTGCTGCGCAGGCTCGAACGCATCCTGGAGGCCGAACGGCCCGGCACGGACATCTTCGTCACCATGTCCACGCTCGTCCTGGAGCCCGACCAGCGCACGGTGCGGATCTGGCGGGCCGGCCACCCCGGCATGCTGCTGCACGACGGCGACGCGGTGAGCCTGGCCGACCCGGCGCACAGCCTCGCGCTCGGCCTGCCGGTGGAGGCCGACTGGCACCAGGACGTGCTGGAGCTGCCCAGGGGCGGCGGGCTCACGCTCTACACCGACGGCCTGTTCGAGCGCCGCCTGCCCGGCGCGCCGCCGCGCTGGCTGGGCGAGGAGGGGCTGCTGGAGCTGGCCAGGCGGCACGCGCACCTCGACGGCGAAGGCTTCCTCGACGCGCTGATCGCCGACGTCGAGGAGGTCACCGCGCCCGACGCGCCCGCCGACGACCTCGCCGTGGTGCACCTGCGGTGGAGAGAGCAGGCATGA